Proteins co-encoded in one Chaetodon auriga isolate fChaAug3 chromosome 9, fChaAug3.hap1, whole genome shotgun sequence genomic window:
- the rap2c gene encoding ras-related protein Rap-2c produces MKEYKVVVLGSGGVGKSALTVQFVTGTFIEKYDPTIEDFYRKEIEVDSSPSVLEILDTAGTEQFASMRDLYIKNGQGFILVYSLVNQQSFQDIRPMRDQIVRVKRFEKVPLILVGNKVDLESEREVAGSDGRALAQEWGCPFIETSAKSKTMVDELFAEIVRQMNYSTLPEKQEQCCTACVVQ; encoded by the exons ATGAAAGAATACAAAGTGGTCGTGCTGGGCAGCGGCGGCGTCGGCAAGTCCGCGCTGACCGTCCAGTTTGTCACCGGCACCTTCATCGAGAAATACGACCCAACCATCGAGGACTTTTACCGAAAAGAGATCGAGGTGGACTCGTCGCCGTCCGTGTTGGAGATCCTCGACACGGCGGGGACAGAGCAGTTCGCCTCCATGAGAGATCTGTACATAAAGAACGGACAGGGCTTCATCCTGGTCTACAGCCTGGTCAACCAGCAGTCATTCCAG GACATCAGACCAATGCGAGACCAAATAGTGCGAGTGAAGCGCTTCGAGAAGGTGCCATTGATCCTGGTCGGGAACAAAGTCGACTTGGAATCTGAGCGTGAGGTCGCCGGGTCAGATGGACGAGCTCTGGCTCAAGAGTGGGGCTGCCCCTTTATTGAAACTTCTGCCAAGAGCAAGACTATGGTGGACGAGCTGTTTGCAGAAATCGTCAGACAGATGAATTATTCCACACTGCCCGAGAAGCAGGAACAGTGCTGCACAGCCTGTGTGGTACAGTGA